The candidate division TA06 bacterium B3_TA06 genome includes a region encoding these proteins:
- a CDS encoding hydrogenase assembly protein HypC, whose protein sequence is MCIGIPAKVIEISGTSGKVDYQGVKRETSFLMLPDVKVGDYVILHAGFAIKKLSEVDAKETLRLIQEMVRVEKELDG, encoded by the coding sequence ATGTGTATAGGAATTCCTGCAAAGGTGATAGAGATTTCCGGAACCTCTGGTAAGGTGGACTATCAGGGGGTGAAGCGCGAGACATCTTTTCTCATGCTGCCCGATGTGAAGGTGGGTGACTACGTTATCCTTCACGCGGGCTTCGCAATAAAGAAGCTCTCGGAGGTAGATGCCAAGGAGACCTTGCGATTGATCCAGGAGATGGTGAGGGTCGAGAAAGAGCTTGATGGCTGA
- a CDS encoding hydrogenase, whose product MKALKLKKEDLYTYLESLKSYGELWGPVSRGEHYSYAKLANVRDVALQALRTIIPPKKFFVPPRFNMFRYSQGTYSETFEDVRPRVLFGIHPCDIHGLMILDELFLDRFPDPYYKKRREATAILGLSCIPDDKCMARSTNTHAVEGGFDLAFNELGEKYLVWVGSSLGDDLVRLNIDLFSEEIETSDVQKYLEWRRKRDSRYKLNFDLTGMPDIMELSWDSPLWDELADRCLSCGSCSMVCPTCNCYNIRDVSDLSFTSGVRQRRWDSCMNKEYALVAGGHNFREARAERLKLYYTHKLKAFITEYGKPSCVGCGRCIDTCPVSINVAEVIRGLKGQEVKL is encoded by the coding sequence ATGAAGGCACTTAAGCTGAAGAAGGAGGATCTCTACACCTACCTTGAGTCGCTTAAGAGCTACGGCGAGCTCTGGGGACCGGTGAGTCGCGGCGAGCACTACTCCTACGCCAAGCTAGCCAACGTTCGTGACGTTGCACTCCAGGCGCTGCGTACCATCATCCCACCGAAGAAGTTCTTTGTTCCCCCTCGCTTCAACATGTTCCGTTACTCGCAGGGTACATACTCAGAGACCTTTGAGGATGTTAGGCCAAGGGTGTTATTTGGTATTCATCCCTGTGACATACACGGATTGATGATTCTTGACGAGCTTTTCCTGGACCGCTTTCCCGATCCGTACTATAAAAAGCGCCGCGAGGCTACCGCCATCCTCGGTCTTTCCTGCATCCCGGACGATAAGTGTATGGCGCGTTCCACCAACACCCACGCCGTAGAGGGAGGCTTCGACCTGGCTTTCAACGAGCTGGGTGAGAAGTATCTTGTCTGGGTTGGTTCCTCGCTTGGTGATGACCTGGTGCGGTTGAACATTGATCTGTTTAGCGAGGAGATTGAAACCAGCGACGTGCAGAAATATCTCGAGTGGCGTCGCAAGCGTGACTCCCGCTACAAGCTCAACTTCGACCTCACCGGCATGCCTGACATAATGGAGCTCTCCTGGGATTCCCCGCTTTGGGATGAGTTGGCCGATCGCTGCCTTTCCTGCGGTTCCTGCTCCATGGTCTGCCCGACCTGTAACTGCTACAACATCCGTGACGTAAGCGACCTCTCGTTTACCTCTGGTGTTCGCCAGCGTCGCTGGGACAGCTGTATGAACAAGGAGTACGCGCTGGTTGCGGGCGGTCACAACTTCCGGGAGGCGCGCGCCGAACGGTTAAAACTCTACTACACCCACAAGCTCAAGGCGTTCATCACCGAGTACGGCAAGCCCTCCTGCGTGGGCTGCGGCCGATGCATTGATACCTGCCCGGTCTCGATCAACGTCGCCGAGGTCATTCGCGGTCTCAAAGGGCAGGAGGTGAAGCTATGA
- a CDS encoding oxidoreductase, producing MINMPHTSAKGAPANPFMPEQMRIVRRYDLTSDVRFFQVRPVDMERALSLDYKPGQFMMISLAGVGEAPFSISSTPSRPGMVEFCIRKVGRLTEQLFRYKENSIIGVRGPYGNGFPLEKMVGKDILIVVGGLGVAPLRSLLLYILDNRDQFGKFYVLHGAHTPAEMLFRKEFFEIKERDDLNCLLTVDEDTVGEWPFRKGLVTDLFEEIDGLDPDNTYGTVCGPPVMYKFVVAEFLKLGIPKHQILMTLERRMHCGIGKCGHCVIGSIYTCLDGPVFSYWDVLHMKDLI from the coding sequence ATGATTAATATGCCCCACACTTCCGCTAAAGGCGCCCCTGCCAATCCTTTCATGCCCGAGCAGATGCGTATAGTGCGGCGCTACGATCTTACGTCTGACGTTCGCTTCTTCCAGGTGCGGCCGGTGGATATGGAGCGGGCGCTCTCCCTAGACTACAAGCCGGGTCAGTTCATGATGATTTCCCTCGCCGGTGTGGGTGAGGCGCCCTTCTCTATCTCCTCCACCCCTTCCCGTCCTGGGATGGTTGAGTTCTGCATCCGAAAGGTGGGCCGGCTGACCGAACAGCTATTTAGGTATAAAGAAAACTCCATCATCGGTGTGCGTGGCCCTTACGGAAACGGCTTTCCATTGGAGAAGATGGTCGGCAAAGATATACTCATCGTGGTAGGAGGTCTGGGAGTGGCACCCCTGCGTTCCCTTCTTCTATACATCCTGGACAACCGCGACCAGTTCGGTAAGTTCTACGTCCTGCACGGTGCACACACGCCTGCAGAGATGCTCTTCCGCAAGGAGTTCTTCGAGATCAAGGAACGCGACGATTTGAATTGTCTCTTGACCGTGGACGAGGACACTGTTGGAGAATGGCCCTTCCGCAAAGGTCTTGTTACCGATCTTTTTGAGGAGATTGATGGGCTTGATCCGGACAACACCTACGGCACGGTATGCGGTCCTCCGGTGATGTACAAGTTTGTGGTAGCCGAGTTCCTCAAGCTGGGAATCCCCAAGCACCAGATACTCATGACCCTTGAACGGCGCATGCACTGCGGGATCGGCAAGTGCGGTCACTGCGTTATAGGCTCGATCTACACCTGTCTCGACGGCCCGGTCTTTTCATACTGGGACGTTCTCCACATGAAGGATCTGATCTAG
- a CDS encoding sulfhydrogenase 1 subunit alpha: MSLNRIKIESLARVEGHGGITVDFKDGELSKVTVDIHEGPRLLETIAQGRVPSEVVSLTCRICAICTLSHRYAALRAMEKALEIEVPPKVRLMRDLMHCGEMIESHALHVFLLALPDYLGYPSAVHMAPEYLEDVQAGLRVKRFGVRLMELTAARSIHGENPVIGGFGRYPSKSELLRFKYEAESLIPDAERGVEILRNLRQPTYMEEGMTFMCTKPEHDRYGWVADRILVSNGQEFNAWDYHKLTNERVVPHSMAKRSRFQDKPYFVGALARFNLLGERLDGVAGEHFRRCYNLSWIRNPMYNNVAQAIETVWALEEAPRIIDKLLTHEEDPAIVAPSRDKGAGSAAVEAPRGTLYHHYEIAEGRVVHTDIITPTAQFLDMMESHIRVAAKNLTDEGDTDNIELKLEMVARAYDPCISCATHLVKVRGL, from the coding sequence ATGAGCCTTAACAGAATAAAGATCGAATCCCTTGCCCGGGTTGAAGGCCACGGAGGGATCACGGTCGACTTCAAAGACGGTGAACTTTCCAAGGTCACCGTTGACATCCACGAGGGTCCCAGGCTTCTTGAGACAATTGCGCAGGGCCGGGTTCCCTCAGAGGTGGTAAGCCTTACCTGTCGAATCTGCGCGATCTGTACCCTTTCGCATCGCTACGCCGCTTTGCGCGCCATGGAGAAGGCGCTTGAGATAGAAGTGCCCCCCAAAGTCCGGCTCATGCGTGATCTAATGCACTGCGGCGAGATGATCGAGTCCCACGCGCTGCACGTCTTCCTTTTAGCCCTTCCCGACTACCTCGGTTACCCCTCGGCGGTGCACATGGCGCCTGAGTATCTGGAGGATGTTCAGGCTGGGCTGCGAGTCAAGCGCTTCGGCGTTCGACTCATGGAGCTTACTGCTGCACGTTCCATCCACGGTGAGAATCCGGTGATCGGAGGCTTTGGTCGCTATCCATCAAAGAGCGAGCTTTTGCGCTTCAAATATGAAGCCGAGTCCTTGATCCCTGACGCCGAGCGCGGGGTGGAGATACTTCGCAACCTGCGTCAGCCCACCTACATGGAAGAAGGTATGACCTTCATGTGCACCAAGCCTGAGCACGACCGCTACGGCTGGGTTGCCGACAGGATACTCGTCTCCAACGGCCAGGAGTTCAACGCCTGGGATTACCACAAGCTGACCAACGAGCGGGTGGTGCCGCACTCAATGGCCAAACGCTCGCGGTTTCAGGACAAGCCCTACTTCGTTGGTGCTCTTGCGCGCTTCAACCTTCTGGGCGAGCGTCTTGACGGCGTTGCCGGCGAGCACTTCCGCCGCTGCTACAACCTGTCATGGATTCGCAACCCGATGTACAACAACGTGGCGCAAGCCATAGAAACCGTGTGGGCGCTGGAGGAGGCTCCACGTATCATAGACAAGCTCCTCACCCACGAGGAGGATCCCGCAATCGTTGCACCCTCCCGTGACAAGGGTGCGGGTTCAGCTGCTGTCGAGGCCCCGCGCGGAACGCTCTATCATCACTATGAGATAGCTGAAGGCCGCGTCGTGCACACAGATATCATCACCCCCACCGCCCAGTTCCTGGATATGATGGAATCCCATATCAGGGTGGCTGCAAAGAATCTGACCGACGAGGGTGATACCGATAACATCGAGCTCAAGCTTGAGATGGTTGCACGTGCCTACGATCCATGCATCTCATGCGCAACGCATCTGGTCAAAGTGAGAGGTTTATAA